TAAATCAAATATCACAGACCGAAACACACGCTGACACAACCCACGGTTTCAATCGTGGACTCCCAAGCATCGATACTTCTGGCTAAGTATCCATGAAATTATTCATGAGTATCTATGATCTGGAAACCAATGAAAGCCGTTTCAACAGTTTAAAAGGAGCTACACGAAATGAGCCACTCTTTAACAAGAATATGGGTACACGGAATATTAGGTACAAAGTATCGCCAACCCTTAATAAAGAATGTTATACGAGAAGACCTATTTACACATATCCAGGCACAAATGGAAATGATAGGCTGTGGTGTCAGGTGTATAAATGGAACACATGACCATATTCATGTGCTATTCCTATTGCCAAAAGAGCACTCTATTGCCCAAATTATGAAATCAATTAAAGGTGAATCCTCACATTGGATAAATCAGGGGGACAAGATCGCGACTAAATTTGCATGGCAAGTGGGCTATGGTGGGTTTTCAGTAAGTGAGTCTATTGTACCCAAAGTTGAAAAATATATACGAAATCAAGAGAAACATCACCGAACCATGACTTTTAGAAATGAATATGAGCTACTTGTAAAAAACCATAATTTGCATATAAACCATTAAAATGGTCTTAGCCGTTTGCATATAGCATCAAACCCATTTCTGTATGCTGTCTATGATCGGATATTCTGTAAAATTAGGCAACCCATAATTTTAATCGTGGGGGTAAAAGCAGGTTTAGAGTACTTAGCGCTCTTCTTCAGGCTCAAAATCTATAGCTTCTAGTACCGCTTGAGCTGCCTTCAGGTGTTCCTCTGGCACCATGAGAGTCGCCTGGTTTCCAGCAAGGGAAACGGAATGAGCCCCTAAACCAGAGGCCAGCATGCTACGCTTTATTTCACATGGAATATCAGCGCTTTCCAATGCGCCACAGAGCATTTCAGCCGTAATATCACCTTCAACGGTTCGTAGTTTTACCCACGCTTTTTCATCACTTTTATTCATCGCGACCTCCATTTATTTATTCATATCTGAAATTAACCCCAAACACCTGGTTTTCCTCCTTCAATTCCATCCTTCCAGGCCAGGATTCTAATCCCGGCCGGGAAGGATGAAAAGATGGTTTCTTGCAAAAAGACTATTATAATCATGTGCTGAAGCTGCATATTTTCTGAGGCAAATAAATCAACTATGGTGGGAACTATAGATTATTTCCCTCATAAAATTTGCATGTATTGGGGGCTGATG
The Candidatus Neomarinimicrobiota bacterium genome window above contains:
- a CDS encoding DUF2007 domain-containing protein; translation: MNKSDEKAWVKLRTVEGDITAEMLCGALESADIPCEIKRSMLASGLGAHSVSLAGNQATLMVPEEHLKAAQAVLEAIDFEPEEER
- the tnpA gene encoding IS200/IS605 family transposase; amino-acid sequence: MSHSLTRIWVHGILGTKYRQPLIKNVIREDLFTHIQAQMEMIGCGVRCINGTHDHIHVLFLLPKEHSIAQIMKSIKGESSHWINQGDKIATKFAWQVGYGGFSVSESIVPKVEKYIRNQEKHHRTMTFRNEYELLVKNHNLHINH